A window of Chloracidobacterium sp. N contains these coding sequences:
- a CDS encoding enoyl-CoA hydratase/isomerase family protein has product MSDTPNSLLYDVADGIATATLNRPEKRNALDAGILNGLRAAVQSAAQDPDVRVLVVTGAGKDFCAGADLAALEAMAEQDIMQHLGDAETLVHLFTAMRACPKPIVARVRGRALAGGCGLASACDLIVAEETAQFGYPEVNIGFVPAMVMAILRRNLGEKRALEWVLTGEILSARQAHEWGLVNRVLPGDTFDEAFAAYIKQLAARSSSAMHLTKRLLYHMDGLSFEAALRSGADVNVIARHTADCRAGVAKFLRKG; this is encoded by the coding sequence ATGAGCGACACACCGAATAGCCTTCTCTACGACGTTGCCGACGGGATTGCCACGGCGACGCTGAACCGTCCTGAAAAACGCAACGCGCTTGATGCCGGCATCCTGAACGGGCTGCGGGCAGCAGTGCAGTCGGCCGCGCAGGACCCGGACGTGCGCGTTCTGGTGGTGACCGGCGCCGGAAAGGACTTCTGCGCCGGAGCTGATCTGGCGGCACTGGAAGCCATGGCTGAGCAGGACATCATGCAGCACTTGGGGGATGCCGAAACCCTTGTTCATCTGTTCACCGCCATGCGCGCCTGTCCGAAGCCGATTGTAGCGCGTGTCCGGGGACGGGCGCTGGCGGGCGGCTGTGGGCTGGCTTCGGCCTGCGACCTCATTGTGGCAGAGGAAACGGCGCAGTTTGGTTATCCCGAAGTCAACATCGGCTTCGTCCCGGCCATGGTCATGGCCATTCTGCGACGCAATCTGGGCGAAAAGCGGGCGCTCGAATGGGTGCTCACCGGGGAGATTCTTTCGGCCCGGCAGGCCCACGAGTGGGGACTGGTCAACCGCGTCCTGCCGGGCGATACCTTTGATGAAGCCTTTGCGGCATACATCAAACAGCTCGCAGCCCGAAGCAGCTCGGCCATGCATCTGACGAAGCGGCTGCTCTACCACATGGACGGCCTCAGCTTTGAAGCCGCGCTGCGCAGCGGCGCCGATGTCAACGTCATTGCCCGGCATACGGCCGATTGCCGCGCCGGCGTCGCCAAATTTCTCAGGAAAGGCTGA
- the ftsH gene encoding ATP-dependent zinc metalloprotease FtsH — protein sequence MNTAVRQVVLWIVIIAGGVLFWSLLHRTGQLKEDNPDYATLIKKIDAKEVQEAVISDTEVTGKYVNGKPFRTDIVANVSGDLMKRMAERDIKVQGKPATSGIWLTILLYYLPVFLLIGFVFLMMRQMQGSGNKALSFGRSRARLLSNQAKRITFKDVAGVEESKEELQEIIEFLKEPQKFQKLGGRIPKGILMMGPPGTGKTLLARAVAGEANVPFFSISGSDFVEMFVGVGASRVRDLFEQGKKNAPCIIFIDEIDAVGRHRGAGLGGGHDEREQTLNQLLVEMDGFESNDGVILIASTNRPDVLDPALLRPGRFDRRVVVNRPDVKGREGILAVHTRKIPLGDDVDISVIARGTPGFTGADLANLVNEAALNAARNNQKFVTMRDFEWAKDKVIMGSERRSMVMSNEEKRNTAYHEAGHALVGIKVPNADPVHKITIIPRGMALGLTQQLPEADRYSHTREYIEGQIAILMGGRLAEEIFLNHITTGASNDIERATELARRMVCEFGMSQLGPLTFGKKEEQIFLGREIAQHQDYSEDTAIKIDQEVKRIVMEQYNRARQIILDNKDALVRLAEALLERESLDAIQVRRLVAGLPLDDDEPTGSSSDREEAKTDAVRPPVVNPLIPPVAAGDNPATA from the coding sequence TTGAATACGGCAGTCCGACAAGTAGTTCTCTGGATCGTCATTATTGCTGGCGGTGTGTTGTTCTGGAGCTTGCTCCACCGCACCGGACAGCTCAAGGAAGATAACCCTGACTATGCGACCCTCATCAAGAAGATCGACGCCAAGGAAGTCCAGGAGGCCGTCATCTCGGATACGGAAGTCACGGGCAAGTATGTCAATGGCAAGCCGTTTCGGACCGACATCGTCGCCAACGTATCCGGCGATCTGATGAAGCGCATGGCAGAGCGGGACATCAAGGTGCAGGGCAAGCCGGCCACGAGCGGGATATGGTTGACCATCCTGCTCTACTACCTGCCCGTATTTCTGCTCATTGGCTTTGTCTTTCTGATGATGCGCCAGATGCAGGGGAGCGGTAACAAGGCACTTTCCTTTGGGCGCAGCCGGGCGCGGCTGCTCTCCAATCAGGCCAAGCGCATCACCTTCAAGGATGTCGCCGGGGTTGAAGAATCAAAGGAAGAACTCCAGGAAATCATTGAGTTTCTCAAGGAACCGCAGAAGTTTCAGAAGCTGGGCGGCCGCATTCCGAAAGGCATCCTGATGATGGGTCCGCCCGGAACCGGCAAGACGCTGCTGGCCCGCGCGGTCGCCGGCGAAGCCAACGTGCCGTTTTTCTCCATTTCCGGCTCGGACTTCGTGGAGATGTTCGTCGGTGTCGGGGCGTCGCGGGTACGCGACCTGTTTGAGCAGGGCAAGAAAAATGCACCGTGCATCATCTTCATTGATGAGATTGACGCGGTTGGCCGGCACCGGGGCGCTGGTCTGGGCGGCGGTCACGATGAGCGCGAGCAGACACTCAACCAGTTGCTCGTCGAAATGGATGGCTTTGAATCCAATGACGGCGTCATCCTGATTGCCTCAACCAACCGCCCCGACGTGCTCGACCCGGCGCTGCTGCGGCCCGGGCGCTTCGACCGCCGGGTGGTCGTCAACCGGCCCGATGTCAAGGGGCGCGAGGGGATTCTGGCCGTCCACACGCGCAAGATTCCGCTTGGGGACGACGTGGATATTTCCGTCATTGCGCGTGGCACACCGGGTTTCACCGGCGCTGACCTGGCCAACCTCGTCAACGAAGCCGCGCTCAATGCCGCCCGCAACAACCAGAAGTTCGTGACCATGCGTGATTTCGAGTGGGCCAAAGACAAGGTCATCATGGGCAGCGAACGGCGCTCGATGGTGATGTCCAACGAAGAAAAGCGCAACACCGCTTATCACGAAGCCGGACACGCGCTCGTCGGTATCAAAGTGCCGAATGCCGACCCGGTGCACAAAATCACCATCATCCCGCGCGGCATGGCGCTGGGCCTGACGCAGCAGTTGCCCGAAGCCGACCGCTACTCTCACACCCGCGAGTACATCGAGGGACAGATTGCCATTCTCATGGGCGGCCGTCTGGCCGAGGAAATCTTCCTCAATCACATCACGACCGGGGCCTCGAACGACATTGAACGCGCCACGGAGCTGGCCCGGCGCATGGTGTGCGAGTTCGGCATGTCGCAGCTTGGGCCGCTGACCTTCGGCAAAAAGGAAGAGCAAATCTTTCTGGGCCGGGAAATCGCGCAGCATCAGGATTACAGCGAAGACACGGCCATCAAGATTGACCAGGAAGTGAAGCGCATCGTCATGGAGCAGTACAACCGTGCGCGGCAGATCATCCTGGACAACAAGGATGCCCTCGTGCGTCTGGCGGAGGCGCTGCTCGAACGTGAATCGCTTGATGCCATTCAGGTTCGGCGGCTGGTGGCAGGGTTGCCGCTGGATGATGACGAACCAACCGGCAGCAGCAGTGACCGCGAAGAAGCCAAAACCGATGCCGTGCGTCCGCCAGTCGTCAATCCGCTGATTCCGCCCGTGGCCGCCGGGGACAATCCGGCAACCGCCTAG
- the tilS gene encoding tRNA lysidine(34) synthetase TilS, protein MKFTAESILNVTWLRQVAGFPSAGVVVAVSGGLDSMTLLHALHTWCGDNRAPDLHVAHLDHGLRGAAAAADAQLVAETAAQMGLDWTVERADIPHLVTSGGNLEAVARQVRYAFLRRTAERLGAAFVATAHTKSDQAETVLLRLVRGTSLAGLTAIAPLRPLAAGTPVQVIRPFLNTSRRQIVAYAQHHGVRFREDATNHDLSRARNRLRHRVLPELEQLNPQVGSALARLAAQAREDQQYLMEMAQSWLERHARRAGGRLALPVMELLALPPPIRRRVLHAVAQQAEYPAVASRHVAAIEQILLPTDAIGKCVELTGGRQVRRIADALVFTQA, encoded by the coding sequence ATGAAGTTCACGGCTGAATCCATTTTGAATGTGACCTGGCTGCGTCAGGTGGCGGGGTTCCCCTCCGCCGGGGTGGTGGTGGCCGTGTCGGGCGGACTCGATTCCATGACCCTGCTCCACGCCCTGCACACCTGGTGTGGAGACAATCGGGCACCAGACCTGCACGTGGCCCATCTCGACCATGGCCTGCGTGGTGCAGCCGCGGCGGCGGACGCGCAGTTGGTTGCGGAAACGGCCGCGCAGATGGGGCTGGACTGGACCGTGGAGCGCGCCGACATTCCCCACCTTGTGACCTCCGGCGGCAACCTGGAAGCCGTGGCCCGACAGGTGCGGTATGCGTTTCTGCGGCGGACGGCAGAGCGTCTGGGCGCGGCTTTCGTCGCCACCGCACATACCAAGAGCGATCAGGCGGAGACGGTTCTGCTCCGTCTGGTGCGGGGGACCAGTCTTGCCGGTCTGACCGCCATCGCCCCTTTACGGCCGCTTGCCGCCGGAACGCCGGTGCAGGTGATTCGTCCTTTTCTGAATACCTCGCGCCGGCAGATTGTCGCCTATGCCCAGCACCATGGAGTGCGGTTTCGGGAAGATGCCACCAACCACGACCTGTCACGGGCGCGCAATCGGCTGCGCCACCGCGTGCTGCCGGAACTCGAACAGCTCAATCCGCAAGTCGGAAGCGCCCTGGCGCGGCTGGCTGCCCAGGCGCGTGAAGACCAGCAGTACCTCATGGAGATGGCCCAGTCCTGGCTGGAACGCCATGCGCGCCGCGCTGGCGGGCGACTGGCGCTGCCGGTGATGGAGTTACTGGCGTTGCCACCACCCATCCGCCGCCGGGTCTTGCATGCCGTGGCACAGCAGGCAGAATATCCGGCTGTGGCCTCCCGGCATGTGGCCGCCATCGAGCAGATTCTTCTCCCCACGGATGCGATTGGAAAGTGCGTTGAGTTGACGGGTGGACGCCAAGTGCGACGGATCGCCGACGCGCTGGTGTTCACCCAGGCGTGA
- a CDS encoding ThiF family adenylyltransferase yields MRERYSRQERFAEIGPEGQARLAQGRALVVGCGALGCALADMLVRAGVGTVRLVDRDFVEWSNLNRQILFDEADAREHRPKARAAEQRLRAVNSAVRVEGIIADVAPDTVEALVAAADVVLDGTDNFETRYVLNDACVKHGKPWIYGAAVGSQGATMTIRPGETPCLRCVFEEPPDAALMPTCETAGVILPVIQTVAAAQVVEALKLLTGQAAACRHNLWQVDVWSGRQTTLALSPNRRRADCPCCQLRRFDFLTVEQTTFAATLCGREAVQVRPARTPAGALDFFSLAERLRPLGEVRHNAEVLRFTVEGLEATLFQDGRAIIKGTSSPDRARAFYARYFGL; encoded by the coding sequence ATGCGTGAACGGTACTCCCGCCAGGAACGGTTTGCCGAAATCGGCCCGGAAGGGCAGGCGCGGCTTGCCCAAGGGCGGGCGCTGGTCGTGGGATGCGGTGCGTTGGGCTGTGCGCTGGCCGATATGCTCGTGCGGGCCGGCGTCGGTACGGTCCGTCTCGTGGACCGGGATTTCGTCGAGTGGTCGAATCTCAACCGGCAAATCCTGTTTGATGAAGCTGATGCGCGGGAGCACCGTCCCAAGGCGCGCGCGGCCGAACAGCGGCTGCGGGCTGTCAACAGCGCCGTCAGGGTCGAGGGCATCATTGCCGATGTCGCGCCGGATACGGTGGAAGCCCTCGTGGCCGCGGCCGATGTTGTCCTCGATGGCACGGACAACTTCGAGACGCGCTATGTCCTCAACGATGCCTGCGTCAAGCACGGGAAACCGTGGATTTATGGCGCGGCTGTCGGCAGCCAGGGGGCGACGATGACCATCCGGCCGGGTGAAACGCCCTGCCTGCGCTGTGTTTTTGAAGAACCGCCGGACGCGGCCCTGATGCCAACCTGTGAGACGGCCGGAGTCATTCTGCCGGTGATCCAGACGGTGGCGGCTGCCCAGGTGGTCGAGGCCCTGAAGCTGCTGACGGGCCAGGCGGCAGCCTGTCGGCACAACCTCTGGCAGGTGGATGTCTGGAGCGGGCGGCAGACGACGCTGGCCCTGTCGCCCAACCGCCGCCGCGCGGATTGTCCCTGCTGCCAGCTTCGGCGGTTTGATTTCCTGACGGTCGAACAAACGACGTTCGCCGCCACGCTGTGCGGACGTGAGGCCGTGCAGGTACGTCCGGCGCGCACGCCCGCCGGCGCACTCGATTTTTTTTCTCTGGCCGAACGCCTGCGGCCCCTCGGCGAGGTCCGGCATAACGCCGAGGTGCTGCGCTTTACCGTCGAGGGGCTGGAAGCCACACTGTTTCAGGATGGCCGTGCCATCATCAAAGGGACTTCCAGCCCTGACCGGGCGCGCGCTTTTTATGCCCGATACTTCGGGCTATGA
- a CDS encoding RNA polymerase sigma factor, translating to MATDEELLRAFQQGDEQAFSQLYQRHRMAIYRFLARRLSSSVRAEELCQDVFVALVEHAGSWRGEASVKTYLYRIAFNRLVSDTRRSEHRVMVAPAPDDEPAPAREPQAAERPDVVFETQERARLVREALERLSPEFRDTLVLKEYDGLSCEEIAEVLGVAVGTVKSRLFRAKLELKRHLAAFFASPSSPAD from the coding sequence ATGGCTACTGATGAAGAACTCCTGCGCGCGTTTCAGCAGGGTGATGAACAGGCGTTCAGCCAGCTTTACCAACGCCACCGGATGGCGATCTACCGTTTTCTGGCGCGGCGCCTGTCTTCATCCGTACGGGCTGAGGAGCTGTGTCAGGATGTCTTTGTCGCCCTGGTGGAACACGCCGGGAGCTGGCGTGGTGAGGCTTCGGTCAAAACCTATCTGTACCGGATCGCGTTCAATCGTCTGGTCAGCGATACGCGCCGCAGTGAACACCGGGTGATGGTCGCGCCGGCGCCGGACGACGAACCGGCGCCGGCCCGGGAGCCACAGGCCGCGGAGCGGCCGGACGTGGTGTTCGAGACTCAGGAACGGGCCCGGCTGGTGCGCGAGGCCTTGGAACGTCTGTCGCCGGAGTTTCGGGATACCCTCGTGCTGAAGGAATACGACGGCCTCAGTTGTGAGGAGATTGCCGAAGTGCTGGGCGTGGCCGTCGGCACGGTCAAATCCCGCCTGTTTCGTGCCAAACTGGAGCTGAAGCGGCATCTGGCGGCGTTTTTTGCCTCCCCATCCAGCCCGGCTGATTGA
- a CDS encoding M61 family metallopeptidase translates to MSTHPHFHPAVWRRMCTPYTWLWLTLLFALAGSGQAQPARPTVVYDLVPQTPNSHLITVTLRYAPPEPVKHLDVALPAWRPGRYQIQNYARNIRDFRATDQTGRPLPWEKTDKSTWRIQCGAAREVRVSYACYANTLDAGSTLWNDEELYWNGTNLLMYVVGKKDLLARLSLTLPAGWRCACPLRKVAEPFVYEAPDYDTLADAPGIASPTLDIVRFEHAGTTYLVAFQGPVSVPLNELAESIRRIVAVTVEMFGGKAPFADYWFLYHVIPGGRFHGVEHLNSTSITVPASVFTERIQRFYSITAHEFFHAWNVKRIRPQVLGPFDYSQEVYTRNLWVAEGVTSYYDDLLCRRAGVLSVEDYLRALGTTIATQQRTPGRLVTPVTAASFDAWLTPDDTNVRVDFYTKGALVALLLDLDIRRRTDGAKSLDDAMRWLYTTYAERGRGYPENGMQLAVEAVAGTSYADFFARYVDGTDELPYGEYLAAVGLELVETLSPTQPKASLGIELSGDEKQTVIANVFPGEAGFQAGLDRGDILVALDGEQATLTTVPQLLKQRQPGETVRVLVFRRGRLREFAVTLQKETRLDVQVRPVSTPTPTQTRLYRTWLGLS, encoded by the coding sequence ATGTCCACCCATCCTCACTTTCACCCTGCCGTGTGGCGGCGGATGTGCACGCCGTACACCTGGCTCTGGCTTACTCTCCTTTTCGCACTTGCCGGGTCAGGGCAGGCCCAACCCGCCAGACCGACCGTGGTCTATGACCTCGTTCCACAGACGCCGAACAGTCATCTCATCACCGTCACCCTGCGTTACGCCCCCCCGGAACCGGTCAAACATCTCGATGTGGCCCTTCCGGCCTGGCGTCCGGGACGGTATCAGATTCAAAACTACGCACGGAACATCCGTGATTTCCGGGCCACCGACCAGACCGGGCGGCCGCTGCCATGGGAAAAAACTGACAAATCCACGTGGCGCATCCAGTGCGGCGCGGCTCGGGAAGTCCGCGTCTCCTATGCCTGCTATGCCAACACCCTCGATGCCGGCTCGACGCTCTGGAACGACGAGGAACTGTACTGGAACGGCACCAACCTGCTGATGTATGTCGTTGGGAAAAAAGACCTTTTGGCGCGCCTGTCGCTGACGCTGCCCGCCGGCTGGCGCTGTGCCTGTCCGCTCAGAAAAGTCGCCGAACCGTTTGTCTATGAAGCGCCCGACTACGACACGCTGGCGGACGCACCCGGCATTGCCAGCCCAACGCTCGACATCGTTCGGTTTGAGCACGCCGGCACGACCTACCTTGTGGCGTTCCAGGGTCCGGTGAGCGTTCCACTGAACGAACTGGCCGAGTCCATACGGCGCATCGTGGCGGTGACGGTGGAGATGTTCGGCGGCAAAGCGCCCTTTGCCGACTACTGGTTTCTCTACCACGTCATCCCCGGCGGCCGTTTTCACGGCGTCGAGCACCTCAACTCGACGAGCATCACCGTCCCGGCAAGCGTGTTTACGGAACGTATCCAGCGTTTCTACAGCATTACCGCGCACGAGTTTTTTCATGCGTGGAACGTCAAGCGCATCCGTCCGCAGGTGCTGGGGCCCTTTGATTACAGCCAGGAAGTGTACACCCGCAACCTCTGGGTGGCGGAAGGGGTGACGAGTTACTACGACGATCTGCTGTGTCGGCGGGCGGGCGTGCTGTCGGTTGAGGACTACCTGCGCGCCCTGGGAACGACGATTGCCACGCAGCAACGGACGCCGGGGCGACTTGTCACACCGGTCACGGCTGCCAGTTTTGACGCCTGGCTGACGCCGGACGACACGAATGTGCGGGTGGATTTCTACACCAAGGGGGCGCTGGTGGCGCTGCTGCTCGACCTTGACATCCGGCGACGCACTGACGGCGCCAAATCCCTCGACGACGCCATGCGCTGGCTGTACACCACTTATGCCGAACGCGGGCGCGGCTATCCCGAAAACGGCATGCAACTGGCCGTTGAAGCCGTAGCCGGAACGAGTTACGCCGACTTCTTCGCGCGGTATGTGGACGGCACGGACGAACTGCCTTATGGGGAGTACCTGGCAGCCGTCGGGCTGGAACTCGTCGAGACGCTGTCGCCCACGCAGCCCAAAGCGTCGCTGGGCATCGAGTTGTCCGGGGATGAGAAACAGACCGTGATTGCCAATGTCTTTCCCGGCGAGGCCGGTTTCCAGGCGGGTCTCGACCGGGGCGACATCCTCGTGGCGCTTGACGGCGAACAGGCTACGCTGACCACAGTGCCCCAGTTGCTGAAACAGCGGCAACCCGGCGAGACCGTCAGAGTGCTGGTGTTCCGGCGCGGCAGGCTGCGGGAATTCGCAGTGACGCTTCAGAAAGAAACGCGCCTGGATGTCCAGGTGCGCCCTGTGTCAACGCCAACGCCCACCCAGACCCGGCTCTACCGGACATGGCTCGGTTTGTCCTGA
- a CDS encoding FecR domain-containing protein — MYVQPGNKNAATKFKRPIVDWYLISRRTFYQIIAGFLLLVGAIVGLYLWKRHQEALAGQFETQGARLVQVLGTVNIKRARTNQLEPATPNTILEPGDVIYTASDGAAVIQYVDRSVLKMKSDSTVMVQENAKNAKTDQQVVRNRVEGGTVNISTGTIQTAEDVNELASKSVKFSVTQNSSAEVNVAGDRVRVSVERGELRSTTDRGVTESIRTSTSVEYDRDQKVGQYTLLSPPRLSLPENARIIPLEYGKPLPVTFAWGTVTEAPRYQLQVANSQYFLERALVFEKDTDTPGFTWNVNSQSGTYWWRVRAVARDGRPGVWSEEFRLTFVPRQPGLSDTPIYIGKVQVSRVASGIHKVSGETEPGAEIRINGRAVPVDSDGRFSIVMPGQTFRIAAMDALGRRGEKVVTN, encoded by the coding sequence ATGTACGTCCAGCCGGGCAATAAAAACGCCGCAACCAAATTCAAGCGTCCGATTGTGGACTGGTATCTCATCTCCCGCCGGACGTTTTATCAAATTATTGCCGGGTTTTTACTGCTTGTTGGCGCAATTGTCGGGTTGTATCTCTGGAAACGTCACCAGGAAGCCCTTGCCGGACAATTTGAAACTCAAGGGGCCCGCCTGGTTCAGGTGCTGGGCACAGTCAACATCAAGCGGGCACGGACCAATCAGCTTGAACCGGCGACCCCCAACACCATCCTTGAGCCAGGTGATGTCATTTATACAGCTTCGGACGGGGCCGCCGTCATCCAGTATGTTGACCGCAGCGTTCTGAAGATGAAGTCGGATTCGACGGTCATGGTTCAGGAAAACGCCAAGAACGCCAAGACCGACCAGCAGGTGGTGCGCAACCGGGTCGAAGGCGGCACGGTCAACATCAGCACGGGGACCATTCAGACGGCCGAGGATGTCAACGAGCTGGCGTCAAAGAGTGTCAAGTTCAGCGTAACGCAGAACTCCAGCGCGGAAGTCAATGTGGCCGGGGATCGCGTGCGCGTCAGTGTGGAGCGCGGGGAACTCCGCTCGACGACGGACCGGGGCGTGACGGAAAGTATCCGTACCAGCACGAGTGTGGAGTATGACCGGGACCAAAAAGTGGGGCAGTACACCCTGCTGTCGCCGCCGCGTCTGTCGCTGCCCGAAAACGCGCGTATCATTCCGCTGGAGTATGGCAAGCCGCTGCCGGTGACCTTTGCCTGGGGGACGGTGACGGAAGCGCCCCGGTATCAGCTCCAGGTGGCTAATTCCCAATACTTTCTCGAACGGGCGCTGGTTTTTGAAAAGGATACCGACACCCCCGGATTTACGTGGAACGTCAACTCGCAGAGCGGTACCTACTGGTGGCGGGTGCGGGCCGTAGCGCGGGATGGGCGGCCCGGGGTGTGGAGCGAGGAGTTCCGCCTGACGTTCGTTCCCCGGCAGCCAGGACTCTCTGACACGCCTATCTACATCGGGAAAGTGCAGGTATCACGGGTGGCGTCCGGTATTCACAAAGTTTCGGGTGAAACGGAGCCGGGGGCTGAAATCCGCATCAACGGGCGGGCGGTTCCCGTGGATAGTGACGGGCGATTTTCCATTGTCATGCCGGGACAAACCTTTCGTATCGCCGCCATGGATGCCCTTGGGCGACGGGGGGAAAAAGTCGTCACGAACTGA
- a CDS encoding leucyl aminopeptidase — protein sequence MTLSAHCQPLAQTTVDVLLVPVFTDDISDPSRLSESLPWAGERLSAVLGTAEMRGKPGQTLTLHLAPGAAAGKLVLMGIGAADKLTTQTLRESVAAAIRAHGMQGARRFGLLPRWGALTPRTFAQTAVAGTHLATFPVDCYRTEDTRPVQVETLTFVTETTDDPALHEGIRRGSILGEAINFARFLVNEPANRMTPTHLAHHAQEMANDVGLQTDILNEDKMRDLGMEALLAVARGSVEEPRLITVRYSPPNGGGRETIGLIGKGITFDTGGISLKPAENMEKMKYDMAGGAAVLGAMRAIAQLKPNLNVIGIVPSCENMPSGKATRPGDVVRTMLGKTVEIINTDAEGRLILCDAMAYARRLGVTCMVDLATLTGAIAVALGLRYAGLFSHHPNMVEELQAAARAADERVWPLPLDDEYRELIKSDIADIKNVGGKYGGSITAAWFLREFAGDVPWAHLDIANMAWNMENKPHLPKGPTGFGVGTLVEFVMARAHAANGTPGS from the coding sequence ATGACCTTGTCCGCCCATTGTCAACCTCTGGCACAAACCACCGTTGATGTCCTTCTCGTTCCGGTTTTCACCGATGACATATCCGACCCCAGCCGCCTCAGCGAAAGCCTCCCATGGGCTGGCGAGCGCCTTTCGGCGGTGCTCGGCACGGCCGAAATGCGCGGCAAGCCGGGACAGACGCTTACCCTGCACCTTGCGCCCGGTGCAGCCGCTGGCAAGCTGGTGCTGATGGGTATCGGCGCGGCCGACAAGCTGACGACCCAGACGCTCCGTGAAAGCGTGGCCGCCGCGATTCGCGCCCATGGAATGCAGGGCGCACGGCGCTTTGGTCTCCTCCCCCGGTGGGGCGCGCTCACACCCCGGACCTTTGCCCAGACGGCTGTGGCCGGCACGCACCTGGCCACCTTCCCCGTGGACTGTTACCGCACTGAGGACACCCGCCCGGTCCAGGTCGAGACACTGACGTTTGTAACCGAAACCACCGATGATCCCGCCCTCCACGAGGGCATCCGCCGGGGCAGCATCCTTGGAGAAGCCATCAACTTTGCGCGGTTTCTCGTCAATGAGCCGGCCAACCGGATGACCCCCACCCACCTTGCCCATCACGCCCAGGAAATGGCCAATGACGTGGGCCTGCAAACCGACATCCTCAACGAAGACAAAATGCGCGACCTTGGAATGGAGGCGCTGCTGGCCGTGGCGCGCGGCTCGGTCGAGGAACCACGGCTGATTACCGTACGCTATAGCCCTCCCAACGGCGGCGGACGTGAAACCATCGGTCTCATCGGCAAGGGCATTACCTTCGACACCGGCGGTATCTCGCTCAAACCGGCCGAAAACATGGAAAAGATGAAGTACGACATGGCCGGCGGGGCGGCTGTCCTTGGGGCGATGCGCGCCATTGCCCAGCTCAAGCCCAACCTCAACGTCATTGGCATCGTTCCGAGCTGTGAGAACATGCCTTCCGGCAAAGCCACCCGTCCGGGCGATGTCGTGCGGACCATGCTGGGGAAAACCGTCGAAATTATCAACACGGATGCCGAAGGACGGCTCATTCTGTGCGATGCCATGGCTTATGCGCGCCGGCTGGGTGTCACCTGCATGGTGGACCTGGCGACCCTGACCGGGGCCATTGCCGTTGCGCTGGGACTTCGCTACGCCGGACTGTTCAGCCACCATCCCAACATGGTTGAGGAACTCCAGGCAGCCGCCCGTGCGGCCGATGAACGGGTGTGGCCGCTGCCGCTCGATGACGAGTACCGGGAACTCATCAAAAGCGACATTGCGGACATCAAAAACGTCGGCGGCAAATACGGCGGCAGCATCACGGCGGCCTGGTTTCTGCGGGAATTTGCGGGCGATGTCCCCTGGGCGCACCTCGACATCGCCAACATGGCCTGGAACATGGAAAACAAACCGCATCTTCCCAAAGGGCCGACGGGCTTTGGCGTGGGAACGCTGGTTGAGTTCGTCATGGCACGCGCCCACGCCGCCAACGGCACTCCCGGCTCATAG